One window of Saprospiraceae bacterium genomic DNA carries:
- a CDS encoding glycosyltransferase family 2 protein, whose product MYKQKKVVVVLPAYNAALTLKRTLDEIPMDLVDELILCDDASKDSTFELAKELGIQHCIRHENNLGYGGNQKTLYSKALEIGADIIIMLHPDYQYTPKLIPSMVNIIGEGLYPVVLGSRILGKGALKGGMPYYKYLFNRFLTLVQNWMVDYKLSEYHTGYRAFSRTVLEQISFAKNSNDFVFDNQMLSQIIYKKFAIAEISCPTKYFDEASSINFKRSVTYGMGVLGVSLKHFLQRKGIMRFEIYS is encoded by the coding sequence ATGTATAAACAAAAAAAAGTGGTGGTGGTATTGCCGGCATACAATGCGGCTCTTACCTTAAAAAGAACATTGGATGAAATTCCAATGGATTTGGTGGATGAATTAATCCTTTGTGATGATGCAAGCAAAGACAGCACCTTTGAATTGGCAAAAGAATTGGGAATTCAACATTGCATTCGCCATGAAAACAATCTGGGTTATGGAGGCAATCAAAAAACACTTTATTCAAAAGCACTTGAAATTGGCGCAGACATCATTATCATGTTGCATCCCGATTACCAATACACTCCAAAATTAATTCCAAGCATGGTTAATATTATTGGAGAAGGACTTTATCCGGTCGTTTTAGGATCCAGAATATTAGGCAAAGGCGCATTAAAAGGGGGTATGCCCTATTACAAATATTTATTCAATCGGTTTTTAACTTTGGTACAGAACTGGATGGTTGATTATAAATTATCGGAATATCATACAGGCTATCGTGCTTTTTCAAGAACGGTATTAGAGCAAATTTCATTTGCAAAAAACTCCAACGATTTTGTATTTGACAATCAAATGTTATCACAAATCATCTATAAAAAATTTGCTATTGCTGAAATTAGTTGTCCAACCAAATATTTTGATGAAGCTTCTTCAATAAATTTTAAACGGAGTGTTACATATGGGATGGGTGTTTTAGGGGTAAGTCTAAAACATTTTCTTCAGCGAAAAGGAATTATGAGATTTGAAATTTATTCTTGA
- a CDS encoding DUF5606 domain-containing protein, whose amino-acid sequence MVQIDQIIAVGSKVGLFKLVASRSNGLILEDLLTHKTNFYSSRSFQFSPLESIGIYTLSDNIPLKDVYTRFLEKENELTPPDENASNEDYKTYFETILPEYDRYRVHLKDMQKCLKWYYQLKALGFIKTDEPLIDSSIEPSVA is encoded by the coding sequence ATGGTACAAATAGATCAGATTATTGCAGTTGGAAGTAAAGTTGGATTATTCAAACTCGTTGCATCACGTTCGAATGGATTGATTCTGGAAGATTTACTGACTCACAAAACGAATTTTTATTCATCCCGAAGCTTTCAATTTTCACCATTGGAATCCATTGGAATTTATACCCTGTCCGATAACATTCCTTTAAAAGATGTATATACCCGTTTTTTAGAAAAAGAAAACGAATTGACTCCACCGGATGAAAACGCTTCAAATGAGGATTACAAAACATATTTTGAAACCATCTTACCAGAATACGATCGCTACCGTGTGCATCTTAAAGACATGCAGAAATGTCTTAAATGGTATTATCAGTTAAAAGCATTGGGATTTATAAAAACAGATGAACCCTTGATCGATTCAAGCATTGAACCTTCTGTTGCTTAG